In one window of Henckelia pumila isolate YLH828 chromosome 1, ASM3356847v2, whole genome shotgun sequence DNA:
- the LOC140860451 gene encoding uncharacterized mitochondrial protein AtMg00860-like, with translation MVEKFIEVFMDDFFVVGSSFDACLCKLKKMLQRCEESNLVLNWEKCHFMVRDGIVLGHKVSEKGVEVDRAKLKVIKKLPPPMNLKGIRSFLGHAGFYRRFIKDFSSIAKPLTNLLIKEVSFNFYAEGLQAFQILKQKLTSAPVIVAPYWSLPFELMCDVSDTTLGVVLGQKWDKVLHVPSPSTIRGTLPLLAPFTASTPSYPPPAVLLLNLT, from the exons ATGGTAGAAAAATTTATTGAggttttcatggatgatttttttGTGGTTGGTTCTTCTTTTGATGCTTGTTTATgtaaattgaaaaaaatgttGCAGAGGTGTGAAGAAAGTAATCTTGTGctgaattgggaaaaatgtcatttcATGGTAAGAGATGGGATTGTCTTAGGACACAAGGTGTCAGAAAAAGGTGTGGAGGTGGATCGGGCAAAACTAAAAGTAATTAAAAAACTTCCACCTCCCATGAATTTGAAAGGAATAAGAAGTTTTCTAGGGCATGCTGGtttttatagaagatttatcaaggatttttcttctattgctaaacccctTACGAATTTGTTGATAAAGGAGGtgtcttttaatttttatgcTGAGGGTTTACAGGCTTTTCAAATATTGAAGCAGAAGTTGACTAGTGCACCGGTTATCGTAGCACCATATTGGAGTCTTCCTTTTGAGCTTATGTGCGATGTCAGTGACACAACATTGGGGGTCGTGCTTGGGCAGAAATGGGATAAAGTACTTCAT GTTCCATCTCCGTCCACCATCCGCGGGACGCTTCCTCTTCTTGCACCATTCACCGCATCTACTCCTTCATATCCTCCACCAGCCGTTCTGCTCTTAAATCTAACATAA